One part of the Acidimicrobiia bacterium genome encodes these proteins:
- a CDS encoding TatD family hydrolase, producing MSPRWVDTHCHLQLSPRPAEDLIDRAAQVAWMVVPGVDVESTAAAAQLAERYPQRLLFTAGLHPHDARKWPEQREELTDFFEKAAAVGEIGLDFYRNLSSRESQIEAFRDQIRAGLDLDKPLVVHVRDAFRESFEIIEEMGAGRRTVLHCWTGGPKWTKRFMELGVMFSFAGPIAFETGDTVRLAAAVVPPGRALVETDTPYLSPPPFRNEDNEPGRVALVGEALAGVWGMDADEVAEITSENATKVFRS from the coding sequence ATGTCGCCCCGCTGGGTGGATACCCACTGTCACCTGCAGCTAAGTCCTCGCCCCGCAGAGGACCTGATCGACCGTGCCGCTCAGGTCGCATGGATGGTCGTCCCGGGCGTTGATGTCGAATCGACTGCCGCCGCTGCGCAACTCGCCGAACGGTATCCACAGCGGCTTCTGTTCACCGCCGGCCTGCATCCTCACGACGCCCGCAAGTGGCCCGAGCAGCGTGAGGAACTCACGGACTTCTTCGAGAAGGCCGCCGCCGTCGGGGAGATCGGCCTCGACTTCTACCGCAACCTTTCTTCGCGCGAATCTCAGATCGAGGCCTTTCGCGATCAGATTCGCGCCGGCCTCGACCTCGACAAGCCCCTGGTAGTCCATGTCCGGGACGCCTTCCGGGAGTCGTTCGAGATAATCGAGGAGATGGGGGCGGGGAGGCGGACCGTGCTCCACTGCTGGACGGGCGGACCCAAGTGGACCAAACGGTTCATGGAACTCGGGGTCATGTTCTCGTTCGCCGGTCCGATTGCCTTTGAAACAGGAGACACCGTCCGGCTGGCGGCCGCCGTCGTGCCACCGGGCCGTGCTCTGGTCGAAACCGACACCCCCTACTTGTCGCCTCCGCCCTTTCGTAACGAAGACAACGAACCCGGCCGGGTGGCTCTGGTCGGCGAGGCGCTCGCCGGAGTGTGGGGAATGGATGCAGATGAAGTCGCGGAAATCACATCAGAGAACGCGACAAAAGTATTTCGATCATGA
- a CDS encoding AbrB/MazE/SpoVT family DNA-binding domain-containing protein — MDTGMTRKIDDLGRIVIPAETRRLFKIREGDYLTIAVEGDSIVIKKLESTCTFCGSTDDVGAFKGKGICITCRGEIG, encoded by the coding sequence ATGGACACAGGCATGACCCGGAAGATCGACGACCTGGGCCGCATTGTTATTCCGGCCGAAACGCGGAGGCTCTTCAAGATCCGTGAGGGCGACTACCTGACAATTGCCGTCGAAGGCGACAGCATCGTCATCAAGAAGCTCGAATCCACCTGCACCTTCTGTGGCTCGACGGACGACGTTGGAGCATTCAAGGGAAAGGGCATCTGTATAACGTGCCGTGGTGAAATCGGCTAG
- a CDS encoding lysophospholipid acyltransferase family protein, whose protein sequence is MADGTLRRRLRTIPTFVGGLVLMLMVAPVLLPLIAVFDAVRWLTSRKHWMGIRLYCFGLVYLAAETAGLAALGATWVATGFGRYRRPLLSWTFAIQQAWAGTLLAAARRIFSLRLEVAGEKVVAPGPIILMVRHASIVDNLLPAVLVSTRHRMLLRYVLKRELLSDPCLDVAGNRLPNYFVRRGADDTQSELAAISELGTGLGPNEGVLIYPEGTRFTRAKQTRALEKLRERDPGMFEQAQQLSHVLPPRLSGPLALLDAAGTADVVVLTHQGLEGFAHLRDIWAGGMVDATIRVEFWRIPRSDIPAGRQERITWLYETWARVDAWIDESKRRDTSK, encoded by the coding sequence ATGGCTGATGGAACCCTGCGACGGCGGCTGAGGACCATCCCGACATTCGTTGGTGGTCTGGTCCTGATGCTCATGGTGGCACCCGTCCTGCTGCCATTGATCGCCGTGTTCGACGCGGTGCGCTGGTTGACCAGCCGCAAACACTGGATGGGGATCCGTCTGTACTGTTTCGGACTCGTCTACCTGGCGGCGGAAACCGCCGGCCTGGCCGCACTTGGTGCCACCTGGGTAGCCACCGGCTTCGGCCGGTATCGTCGCCCGCTTCTGAGCTGGACTTTCGCCATCCAGCAGGCCTGGGCAGGGACTCTGCTCGCCGCAGCCAGGAGGATCTTCTCGCTTCGGCTCGAGGTAGCCGGCGAGAAGGTCGTTGCCCCCGGCCCGATCATCTTGATGGTCCGCCATGCCTCGATCGTGGACAATCTGCTGCCGGCGGTTCTGGTCAGCACACGCCACCGCATGCTGCTGCGATATGTCCTGAAGCGGGAGCTTCTGAGCGATCCCTGCCTGGACGTGGCCGGCAACCGCCTTCCAAACTACTTCGTCCGGCGGGGTGCGGATGACACGCAATCCGAACTGGCGGCCATTTCTGAACTCGGCACAGGCCTTGGACCAAACGAAGGGGTGCTGATCTACCCGGAGGGAACCCGCTTCACCAGGGCCAAACAGACCAGGGCCCTCGAGAAACTGAGAGAACGAGATCCGGGCATGTTCGAGCAGGCTCAGCAGCTGAGCCACGTTCTTCCTCCCCGCCTCAGCGGACCCCTCGCCCTACTCGACGCGGCCGGCACCGCCGACGTCGTGGTTCTGACCCACCAGGGCCTCGAGGGTTTCGCTCACCTGCGCGACATCTGGGCGGGAGGAATGGTCGACGCGACCATTCGCGTGGAGTTCTGGAGAATTCCGCGCAGTGACATACCCGCCGGCCGGCAAGAACGGATCACCTGGTTGTACGAAACCTGGGCCAGGGTCGATGCCTGGATCGACGAGTCGAAGAGACGGGACACCTCGAAGTGA
- a CDS encoding SDR family oxidoreductase, whose amino-acid sequence MKILVTGASGYIGGRLVPALLAGGHSVRCMTRNPAKLAGQPWIDEVEVVGADAFDRPSLETAMDGCDAAFYLIHSMGGEQADFDERDRIAAENFAESAAAAQLRRIVYLGGLGEGDRLSKHLNSRQEVGRTLAAGSTPVTELRAAVIIGSGSVSFEMLRHLTEVLPVMITPRWVRTRCQPISIADVLKILVEAVEEPGGESHVWEIGGPDQLTYEEMMRGYAEVAGLPRRVILPVPVLSPWLSKHWIGLVTPIPAGVAKPLVESLKNEVIVTDNTVAESKTGGLTGYRESVRLALHTSEVSQITTRWSDAAASPAEPLPTDPEWAGATVKHDERTVETPASTDDLFWAFSRIGGEVGYYYADWAWTLRGIVDTLVGGVGLRRGRRHPEDLRVGEAVDFWRVSSIEPGRFLQLHAEMKLPGEAWLEFEAEPHENGSRLRQRASFYPRGLLARLYWLALTPLHEIIFARMARGITGAAESRRSTLPPLVLEGSARSERAGH is encoded by the coding sequence TTGAAGATCCTGGTCACCGGAGCATCCGGCTACATAGGTGGGAGATTGGTACCGGCATTACTCGCCGGTGGCCACTCGGTCCGTTGCATGACTCGAAACCCTGCGAAACTCGCCGGCCAACCGTGGATCGACGAAGTGGAAGTCGTCGGTGCCGACGCGTTCGATCGACCGAGCCTCGAGACGGCCATGGATGGATGCGATGCTGCTTTCTATCTGATCCACTCGATGGGTGGGGAGCAGGCCGACTTCGACGAGCGTGACCGGATAGCAGCCGAGAACTTCGCAGAATCCGCCGCTGCCGCACAACTCAGGCGGATCGTGTATCTGGGTGGTCTAGGCGAAGGCGACCGGCTGTCCAAGCACCTCAACAGCCGCCAGGAGGTTGGACGTACCCTCGCCGCCGGATCCACGCCCGTAACCGAGCTGCGTGCGGCCGTCATCATCGGTTCGGGGTCCGTGTCGTTCGAGATGCTGAGACACCTCACCGAGGTCCTTCCCGTCATGATCACCCCGCGATGGGTGCGCACCCGCTGCCAACCGATCTCCATCGCCGACGTCCTCAAGATTCTCGTGGAAGCCGTCGAGGAGCCCGGAGGCGAGTCCCATGTGTGGGAGATCGGCGGACCGGACCAACTGACCTACGAGGAAATGATGCGAGGCTACGCGGAGGTCGCCGGCCTGCCGCGGCGCGTGATTCTCCCGGTGCCGGTCCTCAGTCCGTGGCTCTCCAAGCATTGGATCGGCCTCGTCACGCCAATACCGGCCGGGGTGGCGAAGCCGCTCGTCGAGAGCCTGAAGAACGAGGTAATAGTGACGGACAACACGGTCGCCGAGTCCAAGACCGGCGGTTTGACCGGCTACCGGGAATCCGTTCGGTTGGCTCTCCACACTTCTGAAGTTTCTCAGATAACTACACGCTGGTCCGATGCCGCCGCCTCCCCTGCCGAGCCCCTACCCACCGATCCGGAATGGGCCGGCGCCACCGTCAAACACGACGAACGTACCGTCGAGACACCTGCGTCGACCGACGACCTCTTCTGGGCGTTCAGCCGGATCGGTGGCGAGGTCGGCTACTACTACGCGGATTGGGCCTGGACGTTGCGAGGGATCGTGGACACCCTCGTCGGTGGAGTCGGTTTGCGCAGAGGGAGAAGGCACCCGGAAGACCTGCGGGTTGGGGAGGCCGTGGACTTCTGGCGAGTTTCCTCGATCGAACCGGGTCGTTTCCTCCAACTCCACGCAGAAATGAAGCTCCCGGGCGAAGCCTGGCTGGAGTTCGAAGCAGAGCCGCATGAAAACGGGAGCCGTCTGCGCCAGAGAGCGTCTTTCTACCCCCGCGGACTGCTGGCCCGCCTCTACTGGCTTGCCCTCACCCCACTCCACGAGATCATCTTCGCGCGGATGGCTCGGGGGATCACCGGAGCGGCCGAGTCCCGTCGGTCCACTCTCCCCCCGCTGGTACTCGAGGGGTCGGCCCGGAGTGAGCGAGCCGGCCACTAG
- the rsmI gene encoding 16S rRNA (cytidine(1402)-2'-O)-methyltransferase, producing the protein MSGVLILCATPIGNLSDMSQRLIETLRTADVVFAEDTRRSRILLDAAGASVPMRSYFAGNEEARRDELARRLEGGETVALVTDAGMPAISDPGLSAVRVAIEVGARVTAVPGPSAATMALALSGFPSDRFAFEGFLPRKGADRRRRIEALASEERTVVLFVAPTRLAADLAALAKALEQAREVAVTRELTKLHEEVWRGTLGEALVEWTDRRARGEFTIVIAGAEPAVPSFEDAVQRARDLIGGGMSKADAARRAAEESRVARRPIYEELLERDDPPTGG; encoded by the coding sequence ATGAGCGGCGTCCTCATATTGTGCGCTACCCCCATCGGCAACTTGTCGGACATGTCGCAGCGGCTGATCGAAACACTGCGGACCGCCGACGTCGTGTTCGCCGAGGACACTCGTCGTTCACGGATCTTGCTCGATGCCGCCGGTGCCTCCGTGCCGATGCGGTCCTACTTCGCAGGGAATGAGGAAGCCCGCCGGGACGAACTTGCCCGCCGGCTCGAGGGCGGCGAAACGGTGGCGCTGGTGACCGATGCCGGGATGCCCGCCATATCGGACCCGGGTCTGTCGGCGGTCCGGGTCGCCATCGAGGTCGGCGCCCGGGTCACCGCCGTTCCCGGCCCCAGTGCCGCCACGATGGCATTGGCGCTCAGCGGTTTCCCGTCTGACCGCTTCGCCTTCGAAGGCTTTCTGCCGCGCAAGGGCGCCGATCGGCGCAGGCGAATCGAGGCGCTGGCTTCGGAGGAACGAACGGTTGTCCTCTTCGTAGCGCCGACCAGGCTCGCCGCCGACCTGGCGGCCCTCGCCAAAGCTCTCGAACAAGCCCGTGAGGTGGCGGTCACCCGCGAACTGACCAAGCTTCACGAGGAAGTCTGGCGAGGCACCCTTGGAGAAGCCCTGGTCGAATGGACGGATCGCCGGGCCAGGGGAGAGTTCACGATCGTGATCGCCGGAGCCGAACCGGCGGTCCCATCCTTCGAAGATGCGGTTCAGAGAGCGAGAGACCTGATCGGCGGCGGAATGTCGAAGGCAGACGCGGCCCGCCGCGCCGCCGAGGAATCTCGAGTAGCGAGACGTCCGATCTACGAGGAACTGCTCGAGAGAGATGATCCGCCGACCGGCGGTTGA
- the rsmA gene encoding 16S rRNA (adenine(1518)-N(6)/adenine(1519)-N(6))-dimethyltransferase RsmA — protein sequence MTEPQGRREMRDLLEKHGLVPRKALGQHFLSDPNIVRRIVRLSGVDETSNVLEIGAGTGTLTRGLAATGARVIAYELDRHLEPLLEDTVGDLSNVEIRIQDASEIRPEEFDGDWTLVANLPYHVGTPLLLDLLRFAPGIRSFVVMVQREVADRFTAKPGSKQFGLPTVVIDLHAEIKFGFAVAPQVFFPPPQVASAVMTLKRRAEVSEFAESATRLAAVGFSQRRKMLRSSLKGALDDPVAACAAAGIDSTLRAESLTTADWLALAGVGS from the coding sequence ATGACGGAGCCACAGGGCCGGCGCGAAATGCGAGATCTGCTCGAGAAACATGGTCTCGTGCCCCGCAAGGCACTCGGTCAGCATTTCCTTTCCGACCCGAACATAGTGCGCCGGATCGTTCGCCTGAGCGGTGTCGACGAGACGTCGAACGTACTCGAGATCGGCGCCGGGACCGGGACGCTCACCCGCGGTCTGGCGGCCACCGGTGCCCGGGTGATCGCCTATGAGCTGGACCGTCACCTGGAGCCTTTGCTCGAAGACACGGTGGGTGACCTTTCCAACGTCGAGATCAGAATCCAGGACGCATCGGAGATTCGACCGGAAGAGTTCGATGGTGACTGGACCCTGGTTGCCAATCTTCCATATCACGTCGGCACGCCACTCCTCCTCGATCTCTTGCGGTTCGCGCCGGGGATTCGCAGTTTCGTCGTCATGGTCCAGCGTGAAGTGGCGGATCGGTTCACCGCCAAGCCCGGCAGCAAGCAGTTCGGTTTGCCGACGGTGGTCATCGACCTGCACGCCGAGATCAAGTTCGGTTTCGCCGTCGCACCCCAGGTCTTCTTCCCGCCTCCGCAGGTCGCCTCGGCGGTGATGACGCTGAAGCGAAGGGCCGAGGTCTCGGAGTTTGCCGAGTCCGCGACGAGGCTCGCCGCAGTGGGTTTCTCGCAGCGGCGCAAGATGCTCAGATCATCGCTCAAAGGAGCCCTGGATGATCCGGTGGCCGCCTGCGCAGCGGCGGGAATTGATTCAACATTGCGAGCCGAGTCGTTGACCACGGCCGACTGGCTGGCGCTGGCCGGGGTCGGCTCATGA
- a CDS encoding DUF427 domain-containing protein — protein MSREPGAGRESVWDYPRPPRVEAETRLVKVVFNGEAIAESSRALRVLETSHPPNIYVPIEDVSPGVLVRNPRRTVCEWKGAAHYWDVRAGEVTAPAAAWSYPQPSRGYEMIADHVSFYPGRMDACYLGEERAEPQPGEFYGGWITDDVVGPFKGGEGTRGW, from the coding sequence ATGAGCCGGGAGCCGGGAGCCGGCCGGGAATCGGTGTGGGATTACCCGAGGCCTCCGCGGGTCGAGGCAGAAACGCGCCTCGTGAAGGTCGTCTTCAACGGCGAGGCCATCGCCGAGAGTTCTCGCGCACTCCGGGTTCTCGAAACCAGCCATCCGCCGAACATCTACGTGCCGATCGAAGACGTTTCCCCCGGGGTACTGGTGCGGAATCCGCGGCGCACCGTATGCGAGTGGAAAGGCGCAGCCCATTACTGGGACGTTCGAGCCGGCGAAGTCACCGCGCCGGCCGCAGCATGGAGCTACCCGCAACCGAGTCGCGGCTACGAAATGATCGCCGATCACGTGTCGTTCTACCCCGGCCGCATGGACGCCTGCTACCTGGGCGAAGAACGCGCCGAGCCGCAGCCCGGGGAGTTCTACGGCGGCTGGATCACCGACGACGTCGTGGGTCCGTTCAAAGGCGGCGAAGGTACACGCGGATGGTGA
- a CDS encoding NAD(P)/FAD-dependent oxidoreductase, producing MADYHAVVVGAGPNGLAAAAYLTRAGKRVLVVEQADEIGGGTRTAELTLPGFLHDICSAIHPLGIASPFFREIGLDVEWIQPDVPVSHPLDGGRGAGLFRSLEESAARFGGDAAHYRKVVGPLVESADHLVDQFLGPLRVPRHPGSFARLASRGVLPASRIIGGFATDEARAVLAGMAAHAIAPLSSPFTGGVALLFALTAHAYGWPMARGGSQRIAEALAAIVVDGGGSIETGHRVSSLDEFGGTSVFLLDLMPEAALNVAGDRVGPLLARRWSGRKAGPASFKVDWALDGPIPWSDEVSPRAGTVHLGGTFEEVMASEGEVLAGRHPERPFVLVAQHTLYDRTRAPEGKHTAWAYCHVPSGSNRDMTHSIESQVERFAPGFRDQILARSTLDAGGLEAHNPNYPAGDIAGGEFGMKKVLQFGTGRPYKLGNGVYLCSSATPPGAGVHGMCGVFAAKAALEAMG from the coding sequence GTGGCTGATTACCACGCCGTCGTAGTGGGTGCCGGACCGAACGGTCTGGCGGCGGCCGCCTATCTGACTCGGGCCGGGAAGCGTGTCCTGGTAGTGGAGCAGGCAGACGAAATCGGGGGCGGCACGCGGACCGCGGAACTCACTCTGCCCGGATTCCTCCACGACATCTGTTCGGCGATACATCCTCTGGGTATTGCCTCTCCGTTCTTTCGGGAGATCGGACTCGACGTCGAGTGGATTCAGCCTGATGTGCCCGTCTCGCATCCGTTGGATGGAGGGCGCGGAGCAGGACTGTTCCGCTCGCTCGAGGAGAGCGCGGCGCGTTTCGGGGGAGACGCAGCACACTATCGGAAGGTCGTCGGGCCGCTGGTCGAGAGTGCCGACCACCTCGTCGATCAGTTTCTCGGACCGCTGCGGGTCCCGCGCCACCCGGGGTCCTTCGCACGCCTGGCATCGCGCGGTGTCCTGCCCGCTTCGAGGATCATCGGTGGTTTCGCCACCGATGAGGCGCGAGCCGTACTGGCCGGTATGGCCGCTCACGCCATCGCGCCGCTGAGTTCGCCCTTCACGGGGGGAGTGGCGCTGCTCTTCGCGCTAACGGCCCACGCCTACGGGTGGCCGATGGCGAGGGGCGGATCACAGCGAATCGCCGAAGCACTGGCCGCTATCGTCGTCGATGGTGGTGGATCGATCGAGACCGGCCATCGGGTTTCGTCTCTCGATGAGTTCGGTGGGACGAGCGTCTTCCTGCTCGACTTGATGCCTGAGGCGGCGTTGAATGTGGCCGGCGATCGAGTGGGTCCCCTGCTTGCACGCCGGTGGTCCGGCCGCAAAGCCGGGCCGGCGTCCTTCAAAGTGGATTGGGCCCTCGACGGGCCGATTCCGTGGTCCGATGAAGTCAGTCCGCGCGCCGGTACCGTCCATCTCGGGGGCACCTTCGAGGAAGTGATGGCTTCGGAAGGTGAAGTCCTGGCAGGCCGGCATCCCGAGCGGCCGTTCGTGCTCGTTGCCCAACACACCCTCTACGATCGGACGCGGGCACCGGAGGGCAAGCACACCGCCTGGGCCTACTGCCACGTCCCATCTGGATCCAACCGTGACATGACCCATTCCATCGAGTCTCAGGTCGAGCGATTCGCCCCCGGATTTCGCGACCAGATCCTGGCGCGCAGCACCCTCGATGCCGGCGGTCTCGAAGCCCACAATCCGAACTACCCGGCCGGGGATATTGCCGGTGGGGAGTTCGGTATGAAGAAGGTCCTTCAGTTCGGCACAGGGCGCCCCTACAAGTTGGGCAACGGTGTCTATCTATGCTCATCGGCTACGCCGCCCGGTGCCGGCGTGCACGGTATGTGTGGCGTTTTCGCGGCGAAGGCGGCGCTGGAAGCGATGGGCTGA